One Nocardia sp. BMG111209 DNA segment encodes these proteins:
- a CDS encoding enoyl-CoA hydratase/isomerase family protein — MYDMPDEIRVEADGPLRIITLNRPDRLNAVNDDLHHGLATLWPRLSADRSARVAVPTGAGAAFSAGGDFAYLEELRQDSELRARSIADGRELVLGMARCRIPVVTAVNGPAVGLGCSLVALSDIVYIAETAHLADPHVRVGLVAADGSALVWPLHTSLLLAKEYAFTGARISPTRARELGLVNHIVADPVAEATACAERILGLPQQAVESTKRLLNLHLERAVLAALDFALSAEDMSFQSNDFRTIVARLTGAATEV, encoded by the coding sequence ATGTACGACATGCCGGACGAAATCCGCGTCGAGGCCGACGGCCCGCTGCGGATCATCACGCTGAACCGGCCGGACCGGCTCAACGCGGTGAACGACGATCTGCACCACGGGCTTGCGACGCTGTGGCCGCGACTGTCGGCGGACCGCTCGGCCCGCGTCGCGGTACCGACCGGCGCCGGCGCCGCCTTCTCCGCCGGGGGTGATTTCGCGTATCTCGAAGAGCTGCGCCAGGATTCGGAGCTGCGGGCCCGGAGCATCGCCGACGGCCGCGAACTCGTCCTGGGCATGGCCCGGTGCCGCATCCCGGTGGTGACCGCCGTCAACGGTCCAGCGGTGGGCCTCGGGTGCAGCCTGGTCGCGCTCAGCGACATCGTCTACATCGCCGAGACCGCGCACCTGGCCGACCCGCACGTGCGGGTGGGTCTGGTGGCGGCCGACGGTAGCGCACTGGTCTGGCCCCTGCACACCAGCCTGCTGCTGGCCAAGGAATACGCCTTCACCGGTGCGCGGATCTCCCCCACCCGGGCCCGGGAGCTGGGGCTGGTCAACCACATCGTCGCCGATCCGGTCGCCGAGGCAACAGCGTGTGCCGAACGGATTCTCGGCCTGCCGCAGCAGGCGGTGGAGAGCACCAAGCGGCTGCTGAACCTGCATCTGGAACGCGCGGTTCTGGCCGCGCTCGACTTCGCGCTCAGCGCCGAGGACATG
- a CDS encoding nuclear transport factor 2 family protein, with protein sequence MTNDDLARLRRDVRYLMDRTAILDCIAANARGCDRHDVELLGSAYHSDSWDVHGNQVTSGPDYAAFMNPIHDNAAQAHTHNITTHACEIDGDTAHAESYVLVALLAPDAETSTILGGRYLDRLERRDDVWRLSVRRCTVEWVLTGNAALLAMEGFKKQQYSKGTQNTDDLSYRRPLKVDSPSEIW encoded by the coding sequence ATGACCAACGACGACCTGGCCCGGTTGCGCCGCGACGTCCGGTATCTGATGGACCGCACCGCGATCCTCGACTGCATCGCGGCCAACGCACGCGGCTGCGACCGGCACGACGTCGAATTGCTCGGCAGCGCTTACCATTCCGACAGCTGGGATGTGCACGGCAACCAGGTGACATCGGGGCCGGACTACGCCGCGTTCATGAACCCGATCCACGACAACGCGGCCCAGGCCCACACCCACAACATCACCACCCACGCCTGCGAGATCGACGGGGACACCGCGCACGCCGAAAGTTATGTGCTGGTGGCCCTGCTCGCCCCCGACGCCGAGACCTCCACCATCCTCGGCGGACGTTACCTCGATCGGCTGGAGCGGCGCGACGACGTGTGGCGACTGTCGGTCCGGCGCTGCACGGTCGAATGGGTGCTGACCGGCAATGCCGCGCTGCTGGCCATGGAGGGCTTCAAGAAGCAGCAGTACTCGAAGGGCACGCAGAACACCGACGACCTCTCCTACCGGCGGCCGCTGAAGGTCGACAGCCCCAGCGAAATCTGGTGA